A single region of the Streptomyces sp. NBC_00425 genome encodes:
- the cseB gene encoding two-component system response regulator CseB codes for MADQTHVLFVEDDDVIREATQLALERDGFAVTAMPDGLSGLEAFRADRPDIALLDVMVPGLDGVSLCRRIRDESTVPVIMLSARADSIDVVLGLEAGADDYVTKPFDGAVLVARIRAVLRRFGHAGGGDRTEPEAAAEGGVLAFGDLEIDTEGMEVRRAGQPVALTPTEMRLLLEFSSAPGTVLSRDKLLERVWDYGWGGDTRVVDVHVQRLRTKIGQDRIETVRGFGYKLKA; via the coding sequence TCATCCGCGAAGCCACCCAGCTCGCCCTGGAGCGGGACGGCTTCGCGGTCACCGCGATGCCCGACGGCCTCTCCGGCCTGGAGGCGTTCCGGGCCGACCGGCCCGACATCGCCCTGCTGGACGTGATGGTCCCCGGCCTGGACGGCGTGAGCCTGTGCCGGCGCATCCGCGACGAGTCCACGGTGCCGGTGATCATGCTGTCGGCGCGCGCCGACTCCATCGACGTCGTCCTCGGCCTGGAGGCCGGCGCCGACGACTACGTGACCAAGCCGTTCGACGGAGCGGTGCTGGTCGCGCGGATCCGCGCCGTGCTGCGCCGCTTCGGTCACGCGGGCGGCGGCGACCGCACCGAGCCCGAGGCCGCCGCCGAGGGGGGTGTGCTGGCCTTCGGCGACCTGGAGATCGACACCGAGGGCATGGAGGTGCGCCGGGCCGGACAGCCGGTGGCGCTCACGCCCACCGAGATGCGGCTGCTGCTGGAGTTCTCCTCCGCTCCGGGCACGGTCCTCTCCCGCGACAAGTTGCTGGAGCGGGTGTGGGACTACGGCTGGGGCGGCGACACCCGGGTCGTCGACGTCCATGTGCAGCGGCTGCGGACGAAAATCGGTCAGGACCGCATCGAGACGGTCCGCGGCTTCGGCTACAAGCTGAAGGCCTGA
- the cseC gene encoding two-component system sensor histidine kinase CseC: protein MRGMIERLVPARAAGAGIRTGLRWKLSAAIALVGALVAVALSLVVHNAARVSMLDNARDLADERVRIAQRNYEQSGRLNFPNIKIDDPGLPTSLRHKMQEGRRATFVSDRPGGVPDIWAAVPVKDGHVLSLHTGFTDRSTDILNDLDQALVIGSIAVVLGGSALGVLIGGQLSRRLRKAAAAANQVARGESDVRVRDAIGGVVRDETDDLARAVDAMADTLQERLEAERRVTADIAHELRTPVTGLLTAAELLPPGRPTELVLDRAQAMRTLVEDVLEVARLDGASERAELQDIILGEFVARRVAAKDPEAEVRVVHESVVTTDPRRLERVLFNLLANAARHGKPPIQVTVEGRVIRVRDHGPGFPENLLAEGPSRFRTGSVDRAGHGHGLGLTIAAGQARVLGARLTFRNVRPAGAAEHIPSEGAVAVLWLPEHAPTNTGSYQVMP from the coding sequence ATGCGGGGGATGATCGAGCGTCTGGTACCGGCGCGCGCGGCGGGCGCGGGCATCCGCACAGGGCTGCGATGGAAGCTGAGTGCGGCGATCGCGCTGGTCGGGGCGCTGGTGGCGGTCGCGCTCAGCCTCGTCGTGCACAACGCCGCACGCGTGTCCATGCTGGACAACGCCCGGGACCTCGCCGACGAGCGGGTGCGGATCGCCCAACGCAACTACGAGCAGTCCGGGCGGCTGAACTTCCCCAACATCAAGATCGACGACCCCGGTCTGCCGACGTCGCTGCGGCACAAGATGCAGGAGGGGCGCCGGGCCACGTTCGTCTCCGACCGCCCCGGCGGAGTGCCCGACATCTGGGCCGCGGTGCCGGTCAAGGACGGGCACGTGCTGTCCCTGCACACCGGGTTCACCGACCGCAGCACGGACATCCTGAACGACCTCGACCAGGCTCTGGTGATCGGTTCCATCGCGGTCGTCCTCGGCGGCAGCGCGCTCGGGGTGCTCATCGGCGGGCAGCTCTCGCGCCGGCTGCGCAAGGCGGCCGCCGCGGCCAACCAGGTCGCCCGCGGCGAGTCGGACGTCCGCGTCCGGGACGCCATCGGCGGGGTCGTGCGGGACGAGACCGACGACCTGGCGAGAGCCGTGGACGCCATGGCGGACACGTTGCAGGAGCGGCTGGAGGCCGAGCGCCGGGTCACCGCGGACATCGCGCACGAGCTGCGCACCCCGGTCACGGGACTGCTGACGGCCGCCGAACTGCTGCCGCCCGGCCGGCCGACGGAGCTGGTCCTGGACCGGGCGCAGGCCATGCGCACCCTCGTGGAGGACGTGCTGGAGGTGGCCCGTCTCGACGGCGCCTCGGAACGCGCCGAGCTGCAGGACATCATCCTGGGCGAGTTCGTGGCCCGGCGGGTGGCCGCCAAGGACCCGGAGGCCGAGGTGCGGGTCGTGCACGAGTCGGTGGTCACGACCGACCCGCGCCGCCTGGAGCGGGTCCTGTTCAACCTGCTGGCCAACGCCGCCCGGCACGGCAAGCCGCCCATCCAGGTCACCGTCGAGGGGCGGGTCATCCGGGTCCGCGACCACGGTCCCGGTTTCCCGGAGAACCTGCTCGCCGAGGGGCCGAGCCGCTTCCGCACCGGAAGCGTCGACCGCGCCGGGCACGGGCACGGACTCGGACTCACCATCGCGGCCGGCCAGGCCCGCGTCCTGGGCGCCCGGCTGACCTTTCGCAACGTACGGCCGGCCGGAGCCGCGGAGCACATACCCTCCGAGGGCGCCGTCGCCGTCCTGTGGCTGCCCGAGCACGCCCCCACGAACACGGGCAGCTACCAGGTGATGCCGTAG
- a CDS encoding MDR family MFS transporter, producing MADTQTTETEAEKQPRSVRVVLLALMITMMLAMLDNMIVGTAMPTIVGELGGLEHLSWVVTSYTLATAASTPIWGKIGDMYGRKGAFMSSIVIFLIGSALSGMAQNMGELIGFRAVQGLGAGGLMVGVMAIIGDLIPPRERGKYQGMMAGVMALAMIGGPLVGGTITDNWGWRWSFYINLPLGVVSLSLISAVLHLPKKRSQSRIDYLGATLLTVGITSIVLVTTWGGTEYAWTSARIMELIGIGVASLIGFVFWQTRAAEPIVPLHIFRSRNFTLMSLIGFITGFVMFGATLFLPLYQQSVQGASATNSGLLLLPMLGAMLVTSMVAGRVTTNSGRYYVFPVVGSVLMVIGLYLLSTMDTGTSRLTSGVFMAVVGLGMGCLMQITMLVAQNSVEMKDMGVASSSTTLFRTLGSSFGVAIMGALFNNRVQDVMSERAGALGSKVTEQSAQLDAASLAKLPAAAREAYQHAVSAGTHSAFLLGAVVAVGALAAAVFVKEVPLKGAGPQKPDAPAGAAAPQPPVVEAV from the coding sequence ATGGCGGACACGCAGACGACCGAGACAGAAGCCGAGAAACAGCCCAGGAGTGTGCGGGTCGTCCTGCTGGCACTCATGATCACGATGATGCTCGCGATGCTCGACAACATGATCGTGGGCACGGCGATGCCGACGATCGTCGGCGAGCTGGGAGGTCTCGAACACCTTTCCTGGGTGGTCACCTCGTACACCCTCGCCACCGCGGCCTCCACCCCGATCTGGGGCAAGATCGGTGACATGTACGGGCGCAAGGGCGCCTTCATGTCGTCGATCGTCATCTTCCTGATCGGGTCCGCGCTCAGCGGCATGGCCCAGAACATGGGCGAACTGATCGGCTTCCGCGCGGTCCAGGGCCTCGGCGCGGGCGGTCTGATGGTCGGCGTCATGGCGATCATCGGCGACCTGATCCCGCCCCGCGAGCGCGGCAAGTACCAGGGCATGATGGCCGGCGTCATGGCGCTCGCGATGATCGGCGGTCCGCTGGTCGGCGGCACCATCACCGACAACTGGGGCTGGCGCTGGTCCTTCTACATCAACCTGCCGCTCGGCGTGGTCTCGCTGTCCCTCATCAGCGCCGTCCTGCACCTGCCGAAGAAGCGCTCGCAGTCGAGGATCGACTACCTGGGCGCGACGCTGCTGACCGTCGGCATCACCTCCATCGTCCTGGTCACCACCTGGGGCGGCACGGAGTACGCGTGGACGTCCGCGCGGATCATGGAACTCATCGGGATCGGCGTCGCCTCGCTCATCGGGTTCGTGTTCTGGCAGACCAGGGCCGCCGAGCCGATCGTCCCGCTGCATATCTTCCGCAGCCGCAACTTCACCCTGATGTCGCTCATCGGCTTCATCACCGGCTTCGTGATGTTCGGAGCCACGCTCTTCCTCCCGCTGTACCAGCAGTCGGTGCAGGGCGCCTCCGCGACCAACTCCGGGCTGCTGCTCCTGCCGATGCTCGGCGCGATGCTCGTCACCTCGATGGTCGCGGGCCGGGTGACCACCAACAGCGGCAGGTACTACGTCTTCCCGGTCGTGGGCAGCGTCCTGATGGTGATCGGCCTGTACCTGCTGTCGACCATGGACACCGGGACCAGCCGCCTCACCTCCGGCGTCTTCATGGCCGTCGTCGGCCTGGGCATGGGCTGCCTGATGCAGATCACGATGCTGGTCGCCCAGAACAGCGTCGAGATGAAGGACATGGGCGTCGCGTCCTCGTCCACCACCCTCTTCCGCACGCTCGGCTCGTCGTTCGGCGTCGCGATCATGGGCGCCCTGTTCAACAACCGGGTCCAGGACGTCATGAGCGAGCGGGCCGGTGCGCTGGGCTCGAAGGTCACCGAACAGTCCGCTCAGCTGGACGCGGCCAGCCTGGCGAAGCTTCCGGCTGCGGCCCGTGAGGCCTACCAGCACGCGGTGTCGGCCGGTACGCACTCGGCGTTCCTGCTGGGCGCCGTCGTGGCGGTGGGCGCACTGGCGGCCGCGGTGTTCGTCAAGGAAGTCCCGCTGAAGGGCGCCGGGCCGCAGAAGCCCGATGCCCCGGCCGGCGCTGCGGCCCCGCAGCCGCCCGTGGTCGAGGCCGTCTGA
- a CDS encoding TetR/AcrR family transcriptional regulator — MDVTMDGTKQQRRGNTRQRIQDVALELFAEQGYEKTSLREIAERLEVTKAALYYHFKTKEEITVSIFTDLTKPIEDLIEWGRSQPHTLETKHELVRRYSRALSEAAPLFRFMQENQATVRELQIGDSFKDRMRSLRDIIIDPEAPLTDQVRCVSAIFTLHAGMFFLQDLEGDPEEKRLAVLEVAVDMVTQAHQGA, encoded by the coding sequence ATGGACGTCACCATGGACGGCACCAAGCAGCAGCGTCGCGGCAACACCCGCCAGCGCATCCAGGACGTGGCACTCGAACTCTTCGCCGAACAGGGCTACGAGAAGACCTCGCTCCGCGAGATCGCGGAGCGCCTGGAGGTCACCAAGGCGGCCCTGTACTACCACTTCAAGACCAAGGAAGAGATCACCGTCAGCATCTTCACGGATCTGACGAAGCCGATCGAAGACCTGATCGAGTGGGGCAGGAGCCAGCCGCACACCCTGGAGACGAAGCACGAACTCGTGCGCCGCTACAGCCGGGCTCTCTCCGAGGCGGCCCCGCTCTTCCGCTTCATGCAGGAGAACCAGGCGACGGTGCGCGAGCTCCAGATCGGCGACTCGTTCAAGGACCGCATGCGGAGCCTGCGCGACATCATCATCGACCCGGAGGCCCCGCTGACCGACCAGGTCCGCTGTGTGAGCGCCATCTTCACGCTGCACGCCGGGATGTTCTTCCTGCAGGACCTCGAAGGCGACCCCGAGGAGAAGCGGCTGGCCGTCCTCGAGGTCGCCGTCGATATGGTGACCCAGGCGCACCAGGGCGCCTGA
- a CDS encoding M23 family metallopeptidase: protein MFQRVTFRSSRTSLLRTRVAVGAAAVGASVVLGTGVASAAAPAAAPAAAKKAVSASWVDPVKKYTLSAGFAQAGKMWQSTHSGQDFAVPSGTKVMAAHGGTVVKAGGNGAGDGPAYGNAIVIKHASGVYSQYAHLSRIDVKIGQVVKTGQKIALSGSTGNSSGPHLHFEIRTTANYGSAINPVTFLHSKGVKV, encoded by the coding sequence ATGTTCCAGCGCGTCACGTTCCGTTCTTCCCGTACGTCCCTGCTCCGCACCCGCGTGGCCGTCGGGGCCGCCGCAGTGGGCGCCTCGGTCGTGCTGGGGACCGGAGTGGCGTCCGCCGCCGCCCCCGCCGCGGCGCCCGCCGCCGCCAAGAAGGCCGTGTCGGCCTCCTGGGTCGACCCGGTGAAGAAGTACACGCTGTCCGCCGGGTTCGCCCAGGCCGGCAAGATGTGGCAGTCCACCCACAGCGGTCAGGACTTCGCCGTGCCGAGCGGCACCAAGGTCATGGCCGCCCACGGCGGCACGGTGGTCAAGGCCGGCGGCAACGGCGCCGGCGACGGCCCGGCCTACGGCAACGCCATCGTGATCAAGCACGCCAGCGGCGTCTACTCGCAGTACGCCCACCTCTCGCGCATCGACGTGAAGATCGGCCAGGTCGTGAAGACCGGCCAGAAGATCGCGCTGTCCGGCAGCACCGGCAACTCCAGCGGTCCGCACCTGCACTTCGAGATCCGGACGACCGCCAACTACGGTTCGGCGATAAACCCGGTCACCTTCCTGCACTCCAAGGGCGTGAAGGTCTGA
- a CDS encoding HAD family acid phosphatase, with the protein MTRGTWKRRITMTAVATAAATALAVPVGAQAATAAGASTAAATASASAAADVDYATWQQDCQTVMNQALPALKQRIAAAKPGEKQAIVFDVDNTTLETDYGFSYPSPANKPVLEVAKYAQEHGVSLFFVTARPGIISGVTDYNLKSVGYKVSGLYVRGFLDLFKDVAAYKTAQRVTIESKGYTIIANIGNSATDLSGGHAETTYKLPDYNGQLS; encoded by the coding sequence ATGACCAGAGGCACCTGGAAGCGCCGCATCACCATGACCGCCGTAGCCACGGCCGCCGCCACGGCCCTGGCCGTTCCGGTCGGAGCCCAGGCCGCTACGGCCGCCGGCGCCTCCACCGCCGCTGCCACCGCCTCCGCGTCCGCCGCGGCGGACGTCGACTACGCGACCTGGCAGCAGGACTGTCAGACGGTGATGAACCAGGCCCTGCCGGCGCTGAAGCAGCGGATCGCCGCTGCCAAGCCGGGCGAGAAGCAGGCGATCGTCTTCGACGTCGACAACACCACCCTGGAGACCGACTACGGCTTCAGCTACCCGTCGCCGGCCAACAAGCCCGTCCTCGAGGTGGCCAAGTACGCCCAGGAGCACGGCGTCTCCCTGTTCTTCGTCACCGCCCGCCCGGGCATCATCTCCGGGGTGACCGACTACAACCTCAAGTCCGTCGGCTACAAGGTCTCCGGTCTGTACGTACGCGGCTTCCTCGACCTCTTCAAGGACGTCGCCGCCTACAAGACCGCCCAGCGCGTCACCATCGAGTCCAAGGGCTACACGATCATCGCGAACATCGGCAACAGCGCCACCGACCTCTCTGGCGGCCACGCCGAGACGACGTACAAGCTGCCCGACTACAACGGCCAGCTGTCGTAG
- a CDS encoding ATP-dependent Clp protease ATP-binding subunit yields the protein MFERFTDRARRVVVLAQEEARMLNHNYIGTEHILLGLIHEGEGVAAKALESLGISLEAVRQQVEEIIGQGQQAPSGHIPFTPRAKKVLELSLREALQLGHNYIGTEHILLGLIREGEGVAAQVLVKLGADLNRVRQQVIQLLSGYQGKETAGASGGPAEGTPSTSLVLDQFGRNLTQAARESKLDPVIGREKEIERVMQVLSRRTKNNPVLIGEPGVGKTAVVEGLAQAIVKGEVPETLKDKHLYTLDLGALVAGSRYRGDFEERLKKVLKEIRTRGDIILFIDELHTLVGAGAAEGAIDAASILKPMLARGELQTIGATTLDEYRKHLEKDAALERRFQPIQVAEPSLPHTIEILKGLRDRYEAHHRVSITDEALVQAATLADRYISDRFLPDKAIDLIDEAGSRMRIRRMTAPPDLREFDEKIAGVRRDKESAIDSQDFEKAASLRDKEKQLLAAKAKREKEWKAGDMDVVAEVDGELIAEVLATATGIPVFKLTEEESSRLLRMEDELHKRVIGQVDAVKALSKAIRRTRAGLKDPKRPGGSFIFAGPSGVGKTELSKALAEFLFGDEDALISLDMSEFSEKHTVSRLFGSPPGYVGYEEGGQLTEKVRRKPFSVVLFDEVEKAHPDIFNSLLQILEDGRLTDSQGRVVDFKNTVIIMTTNLGTRDISKGFNLGFAASGDSKTNYERMKNKVSDELKQHFRPEFLNRVDDVVVFPQLTQEDILKIVDLMVGKVDERLKDRDMGIELSQSAKELLSKKGYDPVLGARPLRRTIQREIEDTLSEKILFGELRPGHIVVVDTEGEGETKTFTFRGEEKSALPDVPPIEQAAGGAGPNLSKDA from the coding sequence ATGTTCGAGAGGTTCACCGACCGCGCGCGGCGGGTTGTCGTCCTGGCTCAGGAAGAAGCCCGGATGCTCAACCACAACTACATCGGCACCGAGCACATCCTCCTGGGCCTGATCCACGAGGGTGAGGGTGTCGCCGCCAAGGCCCTTGAGAGCCTCGGGATTTCGCTCGAGGCGGTCCGCCAGCAGGTGGAGGAGATCATCGGGCAGGGGCAGCAGGCCCCGTCCGGGCACATCCCCTTCACCCCCCGTGCCAAGAAGGTCCTTGAGCTGTCGCTCCGCGAGGCGCTTCAGCTGGGCCACAACTACATCGGCACGGAACACATCCTGCTCGGCCTGATCCGTGAGGGCGAGGGCGTCGCCGCCCAGGTCCTGGTCAAGCTGGGCGCCGACCTCAACCGGGTGCGGCAGCAGGTCATCCAGCTGCTCTCCGGCTACCAGGGCAAGGAGACCGCCGGCGCCAGTGGCGGTCCTGCCGAGGGCACGCCCTCGACGTCCCTGGTCCTCGACCAGTTCGGCCGGAACCTCACCCAGGCCGCTCGTGAGTCCAAGCTCGACCCGGTCATCGGGCGCGAGAAGGAGATCGAGCGGGTCATGCAGGTGCTGTCCCGCCGCACCAAGAACAACCCGGTGCTCATCGGCGAGCCCGGCGTCGGCAAGACCGCCGTCGTCGAGGGCCTCGCCCAGGCCATCGTCAAGGGCGAGGTGCCCGAGACCCTCAAGGACAAGCACCTCTACACCCTGGACCTCGGTGCGCTGGTCGCCGGCTCCCGCTACCGCGGTGACTTCGAGGAGCGCCTGAAGAAGGTCCTCAAGGAGATCCGCACCCGCGGCGACATCATCCTGTTCATCGACGAGCTGCACACGCTGGTCGGTGCGGGTGCCGCCGAGGGCGCCATCGACGCCGCCTCGATCCTGAAGCCGATGCTGGCCCGTGGTGAGCTGCAGACCATCGGCGCCACCACGCTGGACGAGTACCGCAAGCACCTGGAGAAGGACGCGGCCCTCGAGCGCCGCTTCCAGCCCATCCAGGTCGCCGAGCCGTCCCTGCCGCACACGATCGAGATCCTCAAGGGTCTGCGCGACCGGTACGAGGCCCACCACCGCGTCTCCATCACCGACGAGGCGCTGGTCCAGGCCGCCACCCTGGCCGACCGGTACATCTCGGACCGCTTCCTGCCGGACAAGGCGATCGACCTGATCGACGAGGCCGGCTCCCGGATGCGCATCCGCCGGATGACCGCTCCGCCGGACCTCCGCGAATTCGACGAGAAGATCGCCGGCGTCCGCCGCGACAAGGAGTCCGCGATCGACTCGCAGGACTTCGAGAAGGCCGCCTCCCTGCGCGACAAGGAGAAGCAGCTCCTGGCCGCCAAGGCCAAGCGGGAGAAGGAGTGGAAGGCCGGCGACATGGACGTCGTCGCCGAGGTCGACGGCGAGCTGATCGCCGAGGTCCTCGCGACCGCCACCGGCATCCCGGTCTTCAAGCTGACCGAGGAGGAGTCCTCGCGTCTGCTGCGCATGGAGGACGAGCTCCACAAGCGGGTCATCGGCCAGGTCGACGCCGTCAAGGCGCTGTCGAAGGCGATCCGCCGTACGCGTGCCGGTCTGAAGGACCCGAAGCGTCCCGGTGGTTCGTTCATCTTCGCCGGCCCGTCCGGCGTCGGTAAGACCGAGCTGTCCAAGGCGCTCGCCGAGTTCCTCTTCGGCGACGAGGACGCGCTGATCTCCCTCGACATGTCGGAGTTCAGCGAGAAGCACACGGTCTCGCGTCTCTTCGGTTCGCCCCCCGGCTACGTGGGCTACGAGGAGGGCGGCCAGCTGACCGAGAAGGTGCGCCGCAAGCCGTTCTCCGTCGTCCTCTTCGACGAGGTCGAGAAGGCCCACCCGGACATCTTCAACTCGCTGCTGCAGATCCTGGAGGACGGTCGCCTGACCGACTCCCAGGGCCGGGTCGTGGACTTCAAGAACACGGTCATCATCATGACGACCAACCTCGGCACCCGGGACATCTCCAAGGGCTTCAACCTGGGCTTCGCCGCCTCGGGCGACTCGAAGACCAACTACGAGCGCATGAAGAACAAGGTGTCGGACGAGCTCAAGCAGCACTTCCGCCCCGAGTTCCTCAACCGCGTCGACGACGTGGTCGTCTTCCCGCAGCTCACGCAGGAGGACATCCTCAAGATCGTCGACCTGATGGTCGGCAAGGTCGACGAGCGGCTCAAGGACCGGGACATGGGCATCGAGCTGTCCCAGTCCGCCAAGGAGCTGCTGTCCAAGAAGGGTTACGACCCGGTGCTGGGCGCGCGGCCGCTGCGTCGCACGATCCAGCGCGAGATCGAGGACACGCTGTCGGAGAAGATCCTCTTCGGCGAGCTGCGTCCCGGTCACATCGTGGTCGTGGACACCGAGGGCGAGGGTGAGACCAAGACCTTCACCTTCCGCGGCGAGGAGAAGTCGGCGCTGCCCGACGTCCCGCCGATCGAGCAGGCGGCCGGCGGCGCCGGACCGAACCTGAGCAAGGACGCCTGA
- a CDS encoding SCO3374 family protein — MVGSVPSVNPPAARSASSSPPIVPLPRRPSDPADRIRDWYENELGWATVPGNPPRLRTGERFDVLDVPAEAGRAALRRLAPASPVAVRGDRMLLLVAAGCAEEVPGVLEWLEWGTLPLGLTVLGSGGLIEAPWPADRAPCRATGSDRGPVQGAAVWLRPPVAGREVEASLPTMSALGGVKDAPDLVRLVDTLATQCHRVRLLGACAQPLAFS, encoded by the coding sequence ATGGTTGGCTCAGTTCCCTCCGTGAACCCCCCGGCGGCCCGCTCGGCCTCCTCTTCACCGCCCATCGTTCCTCTCCCTCGACGGCCGTCGGACCCGGCCGACCGGATCCGTGACTGGTACGAGAACGAACTGGGCTGGGCGACCGTGCCCGGGAATCCACCGCGGCTCAGGACCGGCGAGCGCTTCGACGTCCTGGACGTACCGGCCGAGGCGGGGCGCGCGGCGCTCCGGCGACTGGCGCCGGCCTCTCCGGTGGCCGTGCGGGGCGACCGGATGCTGCTGCTGGTGGCTGCCGGCTGCGCGGAGGAGGTGCCGGGGGTCCTGGAGTGGCTGGAGTGGGGCACGCTGCCCCTGGGCCTGACGGTGCTCGGGTCCGGCGGCCTCATCGAGGCGCCCTGGCCTGCGGACCGGGCTCCCTGCCGCGCCACCGGATCGGACCGCGGGCCGGTGCAGGGGGCCGCCGTGTGGTTGCGGCCCCCCGTTGCAGGGCGCGAGGTCGAGGCCTCGCTGCCGACCATGTCGGCGCTGGGGGGCGTGAAGGACGCCCCCGATCTGGTACGGCTGGTGGACACGCTGGCGACGCAATGCCACCGTGTCCGGCTGCTGGGCGCGTGCGCTCAGCCGTTGGCCTTCTCGTAG
- a CDS encoding histone-like nucleoid-structuring protein Lsr2 — MAQKVQVLLVDDLDGGEADETVTFALDGKTYEIDLTTTNADKLRGLLEPYVKGGRRTGGRAAGGRGKTRAASGGSQDTAQIRAWAKENGFEVNDRGRVPATIREAYEKANG; from the coding sequence GTGGCACAGAAGGTTCAGGTCCTTCTTGTCGACGACCTCGACGGCGGCGAGGCGGACGAGACCGTGACGTTCGCGCTGGACGGCAAGACCTACGAGATCGATCTCACGACCACCAATGCGGACAAGCTGCGTGGACTTCTCGAGCCCTACGTGAAGGGCGGCCGGCGCACCGGCGGTCGTGCCGCGGGCGGGCGTGGAAAGACGCGCGCCGCTTCCGGCGGAAGCCAGGACACCGCTCAGATCCGCGCGTGGGCCAAGGAGAACGGTTTCGAGGTCAACGACCGCGGCCGTGTTCCGGCGACCATTCGCGAGGCCTACGAGAAGGCCAACGGCTGA
- a CDS encoding amino-acid N-acetyltransferase: protein MSAESPSAENPEVTAKAITVRRARTGDVPAVRRLLDAYVRGGILLDKATVTLYEDIQEFWVAERDDNAEVVGCGALHVMWEDLAEVRTLAVKPGLKGAGVGHRLLEKLVHTARWLGVRRVFCLTFEVDFFAKHGFVEIGETPVDTDVYAELLRSYDEGVAEFLGLERVKPNTLGNSRMLLHL from the coding sequence ATGTCAGCAGAGAGTCCCTCGGCCGAGAACCCCGAAGTCACCGCTAAAGCCATCACCGTCCGGCGGGCCCGGACCGGCGATGTCCCCGCCGTGCGCCGCCTCCTCGACGCCTACGTCCGCGGCGGCATCCTGCTCGACAAAGCGACGGTCACGCTTTACGAGGACATCCAGGAGTTCTGGGTCGCCGAACGCGACGACAACGCCGAGGTGGTCGGCTGCGGCGCCCTGCACGTCATGTGGGAAGACCTGGCGGAAGTGCGGACTCTCGCGGTGAAGCCCGGGCTGAAGGGTGCCGGCGTCGGACACCGGTTGTTGGAGAAGTTGGTCCACACCGCACGTTGGCTCGGCGTTCGCCGGGTTTTCTGCCTCACCTTCGAAGTGGACTTCTTCGCCAAGCACGGGTTCGTGGAGATCGGTGAGACGCCGGTCGACACCGATGTCTACGCGGAGCTGCTGCGTTCCTATGACGAGGGTGTCGCGGAGTTCCTCGGACTCGAACGAGTGAAACCGAACACCTTGGGCAACAGTCGGATGCTTCTGCATCTGTGA
- a CDS encoding BlaI/MecI/CopY family transcriptional regulator, with translation MPRPLGELEDAVMTRVWKWNRPVTVREVLEDLQQERSIAYTTVMTVLDNLHQKGWVRREAEGRAYRYEAVSTRAAYAAALMNDAWAQSDNPAAALVAFFGMMSDEQRRALSDAVRMVQGPETAEPATTPSAPAAPSAQTEAGKGGAAQNPASATEHDGR, from the coding sequence GTGCCTCGCCCATTGGGAGAACTCGAAGACGCGGTCATGACGCGGGTGTGGAAGTGGAACCGCCCGGTCACCGTTCGAGAAGTCCTGGAAGACCTTCAGCAGGAACGGTCCATCGCGTACACCACCGTGATGACCGTTTTGGACAATCTCCATCAGAAGGGCTGGGTGCGCCGTGAAGCGGAAGGGCGGGCCTATCGATATGAGGCGGTCTCCACCCGGGCCGCCTACGCCGCCGCCCTGATGAACGACGCCTGGGCGCAGAGCGACAACCCCGCCGCCGCTCTCGTCGCCTTCTTCGGGATGATGAGCGACGAACAGCGGCGCGCGCTGAGCGACGCCGTGCGCATGGTCCAAGGCCCGGAAACCGCAGAACCCGCAACAACGCCGAGTGCACCCGCCGCACCGAGTGCGCAGACCGAGGCCGGTAAGGGCGGCGCCGCGCAGAACCCCGCCTCGGCGACGGAGCACGACGGGCGATAG